The proteins below are encoded in one region of Penaeus vannamei isolate JL-2024 unplaced genomic scaffold, ASM4276789v1 unanchor3084, whole genome shotgun sequence:
- the LOC138861223 gene encoding ankyrin repeat domain-containing protein 54-like, protein DELFRAAEEGDLDVVKELIEDTGPEVREEDTNATLLHAAAANGHVDLVIFLLTLISPNTTDNNGQTPVHVAAREGQLPTLEVLLKDEQFNAERLDNSNRSF, encoded by the coding sequence GATGAGCTTTTCCGGGCGGCAGAGGAAGGTGACTTGGATGTGGTGAAGGAGCTGATAGAAGACACCGGCCCGGAGGTTCGTGAGGAGGACACAAACGCCACACTGCTTCATGCTGCTGCTGCGAACGGTCACGTGGACTTGGtcatcttccttctcactctgATTAGCCCCAACACAACGGATAACAATGGACAAACTCCAGTTCACGTGGCTGCCAGAGAAGGCCAGCTGCCCACTCTGGAGGTATTACTGAAGGACGAGCAGTTTAATGCAGAGCGACTGGACAACAGTAACAGATCTTTTTAA